TCGAGTTAGTAGAGAAGAGAGAAGGACCGGCTATAAAGTGTATAAGCAACTGTGTGGCTCCATGTCAAAGAGGTGTTGAAGCAAAAGAGGTGGGTTACTGTATAGCTGATAGGCTGAGCGATGCTTATTTAGGCGATAAAGAGCTAGGGCTCTTTTTTAGTGGCGCCAACGGTTATAGACTAGATAAGCTAATCTCTGTTAAAGAGTTGATGGAAATTTTAGTTAAAGGAGAGTCCAATTAAAAAGATTTTTCTTTTTACTCTTCTTTTTTCCTTTCTTCTTGCTTCTAAATATCCTATGTTGGATCAGGCAAACGAGTTATTAAGATCCAAAAATCAGCAATCTATAATAAAATCATACAATAGTTTTAAGACCTTATATATTCGTTCTATTTTAGAATCGGACGAGAATCTAAAAAAAGAGGCTTTAAAGGGGCTTATTGAGAGTTCTAAGAAGCTTGGTTTTGATTATAGAGATTATGAACAGGAGCTAAAGAGATTATCTAGCAAGTCTGAAAATGTTCCAAAAAAAGTTGTAAAGGTTGAGAAAAAGATTAAAAAAGATATAAAAAAAGAGAGTATAGATAGCTCTAAAAAAATTGTACTCAAATCTATAAAACTAAAAAAAGGTGAAGTGGAGTTATATTTTTCCGATCTTTTGGATAAAAATAGTATAAAAAGTTTTATTTTAGCCGATAAAAAAAGTTCAATATATAAAAAAGTTTTTGATATAAAGTCAATCTGGCCTTATCCTAAGAGAGAGTACTCTCTAAGAAGCGTAAAAAAGATGAAGATCGCTCAATTTAACAAAGATTGGGCGAGAGTCGTATTTGAAGATAACAAACCTATTAAAATAGATTTTAATATAGAAAAAGATGTTTTAAAGATCTTTTTAAACGGCAATAAAAAAAAGGAAGAAAAAGTCGTAGAAAAAGATAAAAAGTATGACTATCGATTTTATAGAACTCAAAAAACTATTGTTATCGATCCAGGACACGGCGGAAAGGACGCCGGCGCAGTTGGTTATAAAAGAAAAAAAGAGAAAGATGCCGTTTTAGCCGTAGCTAAAAAGTTATACAAAGAGCTAAAAAATAGAGGATACAAAGTATATCTAACAAGAACGAAAGACTACTTTGTAGAACTAAGAAACAGAACAAAATACGCAAACAGAAGAATGGCTGATATATTTATATCTATACATGCCAATGCTGCGCCTAAAAAGAGCAAATATCTTAGTATGAGAGGTATTGAGACGTTCTTTTTATCGCCGGCTAGAAGCAAAAGAGCAAAAAGGGTAGCCGCTTTAGAAAACAGAGCCGATTTGGACTCAATGGGATATTTTTCTAAAATGACTTTTTTGAATTTTTTAAATAGAGAAAAGATAATAGCCTCAAACAAACTTGCTATAGATATCCAAAAAGGGATGCTTTATAATCTTAGAAAACATTTTAAAGATGTTCAAGACGGAGGTGTAAGAGAGGGGCCTTTTTGGGTTTTAGTCGGCGCTCAGATGCCTTCAGTTTTGATAGAGATAGGTTATATTACAAATCCAACCGAAGCAAGAAGGATCTTTAATCCATATTATCAAACATTGCTTGCTAAAGGTATAGCCGACGGTATAGATAGCTATTTTGAGAAAAATAGATAGCACAAGCAGAAAATGTAGGATTTTGGTAACAACTATAACCAAAAGGTATTATGCTGTTTACAGAGTCTATTTTACGGTTTTAATTGAGTATATTTTTATACCGGGAGTTGTTCCCGGTAAGTTTATTTGTAGTTTTCTATAGCCTCTTGAAGAATTTTTTCCGCTTCCTCTTTTCCCTTGTAATCTTTAACTTTTACCCATTTGTTTGGTTCTAGCATTTTGTATGTCTCAAAGAAGTTTTTAATCTTTTCCAAGGTAGATTTTGGAAGATCTTCAATATCTTTAATCTCATCATATTTTGGATCTACTTTGCTAACGGGTACAGCTAGAAGTTTTTCATCCATACCGCTTTCATCTTCCATGATCAAAACGCCTATAAGTCTACATTTTATAACGCTTCCGGCTTGTAAAGGGTATTCGTTTAAAACCAAAATATCTGCTGGATCGCCGTCAGCGGCCAACGTATTTGGAACAAAACCGTAGTTTGCAGGATAAAACATAGCGCTATAAAGTACCCTATCTACAAAGATGGCGCCGCTTTCTTTGTCTATTTCGTATTTGACGTTTGAACCGTAAGGTATCTCTATAAGGGCGTGAACTTTTTCCGGATTTTCACCGTGTCCTATTTTGTTAATATCCATAGCTTCTCCTACTAAAAGTTTTGTAGTATTATATACTAAATTGGTTTTATAAAAGATTAGAGAACTATTTTGATTTGGAGAGTCTTCTTTCAACATCGTCCAAAAAAGAGAGAAAAGATTCTTCGTCCCAATACCCTAAAACTGGTCTTATAATGTTTCCTCCTTTAGATGTTATAAAAAAGGTGGTAGGAGTGATTTTAGAGTTGATATATTTTGGTAGTCTCTTTTCGTTATTATAAACTTTTATGGGTACAAAATTATGATTTATCCGTTTTATAATTTGTTTATTTTTGAAAGTAGTGTGCAACATCTTTTCGCACCATTTACAGTTGTGACTCTCGAAAAAAACCATCAACGGCTTTTTTTCCTTGTTTGCTCTATTTAAAGCGATGTTAAAGTCTCTCTCCCACTCTATTTGAGAAGCAAAAAGCAAAAAAGGTATCAATAAAAACAAAAACTTTTTCATACTCTTTCCTTATCCGCAATTTAATCCGTCGCAGCTTCTTACGACTCCCTTATCCCGAGCATTGTTCATCATAAAGTCTCTTAGCGCTTTCATCCTTCTTTCAAAATAGCTGCTATTAATCTTTTTAGTAGCGCTTTTATCATATTTATGGATATTTTTTAGATTTTGGGCGCTATTATCAAACATCTCTTTCCACTCTTCGCTCTCTAACATTGCCGCGCCTTTAAAGGCCGGCCCGTGACAAGAGGAGCAGAGTTTTTTGTAGGTAACCATACCTTTGGCGCTATAAGCAAAGCTATAAGTTGCCAATAGTGCCGCTACAAGCAGAGATTTTTTCATATTTTATCCTTCACTGAGTCCAAATACGTTTGAGAGCGTATTTATATAGTTAAAATATCCCGTAATCGCTACGGCCTCTAAGATTTGAGATTCGCTCCAACCCATATCTTTTAATCTCTCAATATCCTCTTTTGTGATTTTGTAGTTATCTTTTTTGGATGCCCTTATACAAAAATTTAAAAGAGCTTTTGTCTTTTCATCTACATTCATTGCATCTACTCCTTTTAGGACTTCTTCAATCTCTTCTTCTTGCATTCCTAACATTTTGGCAATACCTTTATGTACATCTACGCACATTTTACAGCTATTCTCTTTTGAGATTAAAAGCGCTATAGACTCTTTTATACTGTAAGGAAGTTCAGTCTCTTTTAAAAGATATGACTGCACCATAGTATCCGTTGCTTCATATATATCTTTTCTGATAGCTAACAGTTTGAAAATCTCTCCAAGTTTTCCCGTTTTTTCCAATATAGGTCTAGCTTTTTCTTGAATTTGCGGGTCCATCTCTTCAAATTCCGGTAGTTTTATATATGCCATTTATCTTCCTTTTTATGATTTGCACTCTTGTAAGTTTTTGAACGATTTTTCCGTAAGATATGGGTAAAAAACCCTCTCTATCTGTTCAGTGACTCTTTTTACGCTTTTTTTATCGACTTTTTCTCCCAAAAGAAGTAGATATGGAGTCCAAAATTGACTGTACAACATAATAGTATCTGCTAAGTATGTGATAGTCTCTTTTGGAATCTCTTTAAGACACCCTTTTTCAATAAGATGTGAAATAAGCTTTAAAAGTTTTTCATACTGTTTTTTGTTATCTTCTAAAACCTCATTTGCCAAATGTTTATCTCTATTTATCAACAGTAGTAACTCTTTTCTAAGGAAACGGTACTCCCACCAAGTTTTTGCTACAAAATCGCAATAATTTTTCATTTCGCACAAATCGTCAGGCAACCTTTTGTTTTCGAAGTCGATAATATCTCTCATCTGTCGATATAATGCCCTTATAATATCCTCTTTGTTTTTAAAGTGGTAGTAAAGGTTTCCGGGACTTATGCCTGCGGCCTTTGCTATGTGGTTTGTGGTTATACTTTTTGTATCGTTGTCGTTAAATAGTTTCAGAGCCGTCTGTAAAATTTTCTCTTTAGTATTCACTACACACCTTTTAGAGTAATTACTCTAAAATGATATATAAAAAATTATAATATGTCAAATTTTTTTCTCATAGATAAAGATTATTAAAGCATAGATTATATAATTGAATGCTCTAAAAAATTACTAAATTTCACTCAGGCAAGTTGAAATTTTTAGTAAAGCTAACGCTTGTAAATTTTATTAGAAAGTGCTAAACAAGCGTACTTTTTTAGCCTTTTGGCGAACATAAAATTTTCAAGCTAAAATTTCAAATCCTTCGTTTTATTTGTAATTTTTCAGAGGTCTCAATTGACTTTATAAATCGCTACTGTATACCAGTTCAAAAGATTTCAAAGTGTTTTTAGAGGATTTCGTATGAGATTGAGTATTCTATATCGCTGAAGTATCTATCTAATATTTTTTCAATGTTTTGCAATCTTTTTTGAATATCCTCCTCGCTTAAGGCTAAAAAAACTATTGCAATCTCAGCCTCTTTTGGGTATTCACTTGAGATATCTAAAGTGGAGATGTTTAATTTTGAGAGTCTCTCTTTTATAGAGTTTAAGATTTTTCTTCTTCCTTTTAGGCTTTCGACGTAGGGAAGGTCTAGGGTTATTAAGAGATTTACTATATGCAATTTGTACCTTTGTGATATTTAAAACCTCTCTTTTTTACTTCTTCGATAAAGAAATCTATCCATCTTTTCGCCTCATTTTCATCATAAGAGGCAATAGAGATAACATCTTTATATGTGCCCTTTTCAATTGCCGGCAAAGAAGAGAATTCTATATTTTTAGGTATCATTTCCATTATATCCATAAGATCATTTTCACTTGCTTCTACACATATAGTAAATCTATGTTTATTAGGGGCTTTTGGATAAAATCTATCAAGAGCGTACTTGATCATGGGGTGCGACATTTGGGGAAATCCGGGAACAAAAAAATATCTCTCATCTAGAAAAAATCCAGGAACGTTATTTATCGGATTTGGTAAAAGCCCTGAGTTTATGGGGAGATTTGCCATATTTATCCTATGTGGATAGGCTTTTTCTTTAAATTGATTTATTATTAGATTTTTAGCCTCCTGGTTAGTTTCCATTGATGAGTTTCTAAACACTTTGGCCGCTATTTCTCTCGTAAAGTCGTCTGGAGTGGCTCCGATACCGCCAAAACTGAACATTACGCCGTTGGGATCTTTTTTGACTAGTTTAAAGATCTCTTCGATAAAGGATGGTTTGTCGGTTATGATAAAAGAGGCGGTAAGCTCCCAGCCTCTTTTTAAAAGCTCGTTTTTTACGAAATTAAAGTGTTTATCCTCTCTTCTGCCGTTTAGTATTTCGGTTCCGATGATTACAAGATAGAAATTTGGGTTTTTGATCGCCATTTATAAAACTTAGACTATATTTTACTTTTTATAAACTCCTCCATCTCGTCAACTATCTCTTCTATACCTCTCTCACCGTCGATTTTTTTAAGGACTCCCTTTTCTTCATAAAACTTTTCTATTGCGGCAAGCGGCTCTAGATAGACTTTCATCCTGTTTTTGAAAACCTCTTCGTTATCATCCGCGCCTCTTGCTCTTCCCAAAACTCTCTCTTTTGCCGTCTCTTCACTAACTACTACTTCTATAACCGCTTCTAGTTTAATATCTGGATTTTTATCTAGTATTTCATCTAGTGCATTCATCTGCTCTACACTTCTTGGAAATCCGTCTATTAGGATAACATCTTTATCGCTATTTTTTATAGCGCTTACTATAGTATCGATAACTATCTCTAAAGGAACTAGCTTACCGTTATCTATATAACTTGCTATAGTAGCGCCTAAAGCAGTTCCTTTTTTAACCTCTTCTCTCAAAAGCTCTCCAGTAGAGTAGTGAGCCACTATATCACCGTTTCTTTTTGCTATGATCTCCGCATCCGTGGTTTTACCGCTTCCCGGCGCTCCTATGATTAAAAAAAGTTTTTTCATAACTTCTCCTCTTTTGTTAAGTTTTTATGTTTTTTTGTTACTAAAAATCTTCAAATTTATTTGACTAATTATCTTGATGACAAATTATATTTTTCACTGTTTAATTCTATCTGATTTTTTCGACGAGTATCTTTTCGGCTTGGCCTCTACACATCGCTATTTTGGTTCCGTTTGCTTCTATTTGAATCGGACCAAAAAAACCCTTATTGAGTACTTTTATAACATCACCTATTATAAATCCCATCGCGTTTAGATGACATTTAAACTCGTCGCATTCACCGTCGTATCCAACAACTTTTACTATATCTCCGCTTTTAGCCTCAATCAGTTTCATACTTTTTTGGATTCTCTCACTCTTATGTGTAACTCTTTTAATTGTTCTGTTTCTACCGGACTTGGCGCGTTTGTAAGCAAACATTGAGCCTTTTGGGTTTTTGGAAAGGCTATGACGTCTCTTATGTTGTCTCTTTTAGTTAAAAGCATAATAAGTCTATCAAAACCTATCGCAAAACCGCCGTGAGGAGGTGCGCCAAACTTCAATGCTTCAAGCAAAAATCCAAATTTTTCGTTAGCTTCTTCTTCGCTTATACCCAAAATTTCGAAAACTTTTTTCTGTATCTGGAGTTTGTGTATCCTTATACTGCCTCCTCCAAGTTCTACCCCGTTTACTACCATATCGTATGCTTCGCTCGTAATATCTTCTATCTCTTCTTTATCTATGTTTTTAGGCATTGTAAATGGGTGGTGAAGTGCTTTTACTTTGACATGTCCCTCTTCGATTTCAAACATCGGAAAGTCTACAACCCATAAAAACTCATATCTAGAAGGATCTTTAAGATTTAAAATATCGCCAAGTTTATCTCTAAGTCTTCCCATATAGTCTAAAACTACCTTTTTACTACCGGCTCCAAAAAAGATAAGATCGCCTGCTTTAACCTCGGTTCTTTCTATCAAAGCGCTCTTTTCCTCTTCGCTTAAAAATTTCACTATAGGACCTTGAAGTTCTCCGTTCTCTTTTACTTTAACCCACGCAAGACCTTTTGCACCAAATTTTGCTACAAACTCAGTTAAGTAGTCAATCTCTTTTCTAGTTAGTTTATCTCCTCCCGGAACAGGGAGGGCTTTGATACGGTTTAGATTTTTAAACTGCGCAATCTCCCTAAAGACTTTTAGTTGTGTATTTTCAAAGATATCTATTACGTCAACAAGTTTTAGATCAAATCTAAGGTCAGGTTTATCGGTTCCGTAACTTTCCATAGCCTCTTTGTACGGCATTCTTCTAAAAGGAGTTTTTATGTTTATGCCGCAAGCCGCAAATATAGTTTTTATAAGTCCCTCTGCCACCTCTATAACATCATCTTCGGTGCAAAAACTCATCTCTACATCTATCTGGGTAAATTCTGGCTGTCTGTCAGCTCTTAGATCCTCGTCTCTGAAGCATTTAGCAATCTGAAAATATCTGTCAAATCCGCTAACCATCAAAAGCTGTTTGAAAAGTTGAGGAGATTGTGGAAGGGCGTAAAACTCTCCCGGATAAAGTCTGCTTGGAACAAGATAGTCTCTTGCGCCTTCTGGAGTAGATTTTGTTAGTATAGGAGTTTCAACCTCCAAAAAGCCGTTTGCATCTAAAAAGTTTCTAGCTGCGATAGCCGCTTTACTTCTAAGTTTAAAAGTGTCGAAAGCCTTTTTTGTTCTAAGATCTAAATATCTGTATTTTAATCTTATCTCTTCGTTTACGTTTTCATCGCCTAAAACAAAAGGCGTAGGTTCGCTTCTGTTTTCAATGGTTAACTCTTCGACTACAACTTCTATCTTGCCGGTTTTAAGTTTTGGGTTTTCAAGTCCTTCGCCTCTTAGTCTGACTTTTCCTTTGGCTATCAAAACATATTCGTCTCTTACTTCTGTGGCTACTTTGTGAGCATTTTGGCTATCGGCCGGATCGCAGACAAGCTGTACGATACCACTTTTGTCTCTTAGGTCTATGAAAATAACTCCGCCGTGGTCTCTGTAGCTGTTTGCCCAACCGCAAAGAACTACCTCTTTTCCAATATCATTCTCATTTAGTTCCGCACAATAGTCTGTTCTCAAATCTCATCCTTTAAGCTCTATTTTGAGGGTGATTATATCAAAGATATGCTTTAAGTTATGATAAAATTATAGTTTTGAGTCTAGTTGGCTGATTATGAGAGTTTTGAAGGAAAATAATGGAGATTAAAAGAGTCGGTATCGTATTGAGACCATCCGCACCCGATCTAAAAGAGCTTTTTTTTAAGATAAAAAACGCTTTTGAAAAAGAGGGGATAGAGGTTCTTATAGATAGTATAAGTGCATCGATGATCGGTGTTTTAGGACAAGAGTTTGACGTATTATGTAAAAAGAGCGATATTTTGACCTCAATAGGAGGCGATGGGACACTTATCTCTTTAGTTAGAAGAAGCTACAGATACCACAAACCTGTTCTTGGAATATATGTGGGAAAACTAGGATTTTTAACGGATGTTTTACCGGATGAGATAGAAGATTTCATAAAAAAATTGAAAAAAAATCAAGTTAGGATAGATAACAGAATGATGATGGAAGCGTCTATTAGCGGTAAAGATGAAAAAATGTTCTCCTTTAACGACATAGTTATAACTAGACAAGCTATTTCAAAAATGATACATATAGACGCATTTATAGATAAAAAATGGTTCAATACTTACTACGGAGATGGACTTATCATATCAACGCCTACAGGCTCAACAGCTTACAATCTAGCTTCGGGCGGTCCTGTTGTTTATCCTTTGACTAACGCATATATTTTAACGCCAATCTGTCCACACTCACTTACTCAAAGACCTTTAGTGCTTCCAGCGGAGTTTGAGATACAGATAAAAACGAAGAGCGAAAACGCATTAATGGTTGTGGACGGCCAAGAGATTTATGAGTTTTCTCCAAATGAGACTATAACCATAAAAAGGGCTCAGATAGGAGCTAAACTGATCCATAGACTCGAGAGAAACTATTTTGAGGTTTTAAGAGAGAAACTTCATTGGGGGATGTAGTTGATAGAGAGACTTTATCTAAAAGATTGCCTCTCTTTTAGGGAGGCTGAACTTGAATTTAAAGATGGACTTATAGTTTTTACAGGTCCTAGTGGTGCCGGTAAATCGGTACTTATAAATTCCATTTTGGCTCTTTTTGGACTTAAGGCTCCCCAAGCTAAAATAAGCGAGATCACTTTAACAAACGATACTGATCTTGAGAGATTTGGTTTTGATAACGAAGAGATAATAGTTGTTAAAGGGATCAAGAAGGAGAAAGTTCGATTTTTTTTGAACTCGCAAATGATCTCTAAAAGGGTTTTAAAAGAGGTTTTCAAAGAGAGGGTTGGATATCTGAGTCAAAAAGATGAAAATATATTTAAAAATCAAAATATTTTAAAGATTATAGATGATATTTGCGAAAAAAAATTTGAAAAATTTTCAACTTTGAAAGAGGAGTTTAAAGAGAAGTTTTTAAAATATAAAGATATAGAAGATAGATTATGTAGAATATTAGAAGATGAAAAAAGAGTAAACGAACTTATGGAGTTTGCTAAGTTCGAGATAGAAAAGATTGATAAAATTTCACCGAAAATAGGCGAATACGAAGAGTTGTTACAGATAAAAAAAGAGCTCTCCAAAAGAGAGAAGATAGAAGAGGCTATAAATAGAGCCGAAGGCATTTTTGAATACGAATCAATGGTGTATGAAGCGTTAGATAAAATAGGAAAGGATTCATCCTTTTTCGATGAGGCTATGAACGAGTTAAGGTCTATTTTTGAAGACCAAAAAAATAGACTTTTTGAGCTTGATAATATTGAAATAGAGGATGTGTTAAACAGATTAGAAGAGTTATCTGAGCTTAAAAGAAGATATGGCTCAATCGAAGATGCACTTGAATATAAAGAGGAAAAGATAAAAGAGTTAAGAGAGTATGAAAATCTAAGTTTTGAAAAAAGCAATCTGGAAAAAGATAAAAGTGAGCTAAAAAGAGTTTTAAAGAGTTTATCTGAAGAGATATCAAAATTTAGACAAGAAGCCATAAAAAGTCTAAAGGAGGATATCAACTCCTATACTAAAGAGTTAAAACTCCCTTTTGTAGATTTTAGATATGAAAAAAAAGAGTTGGATATCGAAGGAGAAGATTTTTTTAAAATAGAACTAAAAGGTGTGGGTTTTGAAAATATAAGTTCCGGGGAGTTTAATAGATTGAGGTTGGCTCTACTTGCTTCTTGGAGCAGATATAAACAAACTAAGGGACAAATACTTATTTTAGATGAGATAGACGCAAATGTAAGCGGTGAAGAGTCTATGGGTATAGCTAAGATTTTGAAAAAACTCTCTAAAAGTTATCAGATTTTTGCCATATCTCATCAAGCGCAGCTTAGTTCTGTAGCCAATCAGCATTTTTTAGTTGTTAGAGAAAATGAAGAGAGTAGAGTTTTAGAGCTCGATTTTGAAAAAAAGATAGATGAGATAGCAAGAATCATAAGCGGAGAGAATATTACAAAAGAGGCAAAAGAGTTTGCTAGAAGGATTTTGAGTAGGAAATAAGGTAGTTAGGTGGTAAGGTGGTAGGGTGATAAGGGGGTAGGGAAAGATAGAAAAATCCAATATCCATTGTCTATTGTCCAATATCTATCTAATAAGGAGATATTTTGTTAATCGATACTCATTGCCATCTTGATGATGAAAGATTTGAAGAAGATCTAGATGAGGTAATAAAAAGAGCTTTTAAAAACGGTGTAAAAGCTTTTGTGATCCCAGGAGCCGATCCCGATGATCTAGAAAAAGCAAAAAATATAAGCGAGAGGTACGATGAGATCTTTTTTGCCGCGGGGGTTCATCCCTATGAGATAGAAAAATTTGACGAAAGAGCGCTCAAAGAGTATTTAAAACATCCAAAATGTATAGCGGTTGGGGAGTGTGGGTTGGATTATTACAGACTTCCAAAAGATGAAACGGAGAAAAAAGAGGAAAAAGAGAGACAAAAAGAGATTTTTTCTAAACATATAAAGTTAGCTAAAGAAGTCCAAAAACCTTTAATAGTTCATATCAGAGAGGCAAGTTTTGACTCTAAAGAGATCTTAATCAATAACGGAGCCAAAGATGTTGGAGGAGTATTGCACTGTTTCAATGCCAGCGAGATTTTACTTGAACTCTCAAATTACGGTTTTTATTTTGGTATAGGCGGTGTTATTACCTTTAAAAATGCGAAAAAACTTGTAAATATTTTGCCAAAAATCCCAAAAGATAAAATCGTTTTAGAAACTGACGCTCCATATTTGACTCCACATCCTTATAGAGGAAAAAGAAATGAGCCAGCTTATACACTTTATGTGGCTCAAAAAATTGCAGAAATTTTAGGTATGGATCTTGCAGATGTATGTAGTATTACTATTAAAAATGCCAAAAGAGTATTTAAAGAGCTGGAAAAAATTGTATAATAATATCTAAAAATAGAAATTAGGAGTATTTTTGAGAAGGGGATTAGCGTTAATATTGCTTTTTTTTGTAAATTTATATGCAAGTTTG
This Nitrosophilus labii DNA region includes the following protein-coding sequences:
- a CDS encoding FeoA family protein, whose protein sequence is MKLIEAKSGDIVKVVGYDGECDEFKCHLNAMGFIIGDVIKVLNKGFFGPIQIEANGTKIAMCRGQAEKILVEKIR
- a CDS encoding AAA family ATPase; translated protein: MIERLYLKDCLSFREAELEFKDGLIVFTGPSGAGKSVLINSILALFGLKAPQAKISEITLTNDTDLERFGFDNEEIIVVKGIKKEKVRFFLNSQMISKRVLKEVFKERVGYLSQKDENIFKNQNILKIIDDICEKKFEKFSTLKEEFKEKFLKYKDIEDRLCRILEDEKRVNELMEFAKFEIEKIDKISPKIGEYEELLQIKKELSKREKIEEAINRAEGIFEYESMVYEALDKIGKDSSFFDEAMNELRSIFEDQKNRLFELDNIEIEDVLNRLEELSELKRRYGSIEDALEYKEEKIKELREYENLSFEKSNLEKDKSELKRVLKSLSEEISKFRQEAIKSLKEDINSYTKELKLPFVDFRYEKKELDIEGEDFFKIELKGVGFENISSGEFNRLRLALLASWSRYKQTKGQILILDEIDANVSGEESMGIAKILKKLSKSYQIFAISHQAQLSSVANQHFLVVRENEESRVLELDFEKKIDEIARIISGENITKEAKEFARRILSRK
- a CDS encoding thioredoxin family protein, with the protein product MKKFLFLLIPFLLFASQIEWERDFNIALNRANKEKKPLMVFFESHNCKWCEKMLHTTFKNKQIIKRINHNFVPIKVYNNEKRLPKYINSKITPTTFFITSKGGNIIRPVLGYWDEESFLSFLDDVERRLSKSK
- the ppa gene encoding inorganic diphosphatase, with translation MDINKIGHGENPEKVHALIEIPYGSNVKYEIDKESGAIFVDRVLYSAMFYPANYGFVPNTLAADGDPADILVLNEYPLQAGSVIKCRLIGVLIMEDESGMDEKLLAVPVSKVDPKYDEIKDIEDLPKSTLEKIKNFFETYKMLEPNKWVKVKDYKGKEEAEKILQEAIENYK
- a CDS encoding N-acetylmuramoyl-L-alanine amidase family protein, with the protein product MLDQANELLRSKNQQSIIKSYNSFKTLYIRSILESDENLKKEALKGLIESSKKLGFDYRDYEQELKRLSSKSENVPKKVVKVEKKIKKDIKKESIDSSKKIVLKSIKLKKGEVELYFSDLLDKNSIKSFILADKKSSIYKKVFDIKSIWPYPKREYSLRSVKKMKIAQFNKDWARVVFEDNKPIKIDFNIEKDVLKIFLNGNKKKEEKVVEKDKKYDYRFYRTQKTIVIDPGHGGKDAGAVGYKRKKEKDAVLAVAKKLYKELKNRGYKVYLTRTKDYFVELRNRTKYANRRMADIFISIHANAAPKKSKYLSMRGIETFFLSPARSKRAKRVAALENRADLDSMGYFSKMTFLNFLNREKIIASNKLAIDIQKGMLYNLRKHFKDVQDGGVREGPFWVLVGAQMPSVLIEIGYITNPTEARRIFNPYYQTLLAKGIADGIDSYFEKNR
- a CDS encoding TetR/AcrR family transcriptional regulator, which codes for MNTKEKILQTALKLFNDNDTKSITTNHIAKAAGISPGNLYYHFKNKEDIIRALYRQMRDIIDFENKRLPDDLCEMKNYCDFVAKTWWEYRFLRKELLLLINRDKHLANEVLEDNKKQYEKLLKLISHLIEKGCLKEIPKETITYLADTIMLYSQFWTPYLLLLGEKVDKKSVKRVTEQIERVFYPYLTEKSFKNLQECKS
- the aspS gene encoding aspartate--tRNA ligase produces the protein MRTDYCAELNENDIGKEVVLCGWANSYRDHGGVIFIDLRDKSGIVQLVCDPADSQNAHKVATEVRDEYVLIAKGKVRLRGEGLENPKLKTGKIEVVVEELTIENRSEPTPFVLGDENVNEEIRLKYRYLDLRTKKAFDTFKLRSKAAIAARNFLDANGFLEVETPILTKSTPEGARDYLVPSRLYPGEFYALPQSPQLFKQLLMVSGFDRYFQIAKCFRDEDLRADRQPEFTQIDVEMSFCTEDDVIEVAEGLIKTIFAACGINIKTPFRRMPYKEAMESYGTDKPDLRFDLKLVDVIDIFENTQLKVFREIAQFKNLNRIKALPVPGGDKLTRKEIDYLTEFVAKFGAKGLAWVKVKENGELQGPIVKFLSEEEKSALIERTEVKAGDLIFFGAGSKKVVLDYMGRLRDKLGDILNLKDPSRYEFLWVVDFPMFEIEEGHVKVKALHHPFTMPKNIDKEEIEDITSEAYDMVVNGVELGGGSIRIHKLQIQKKVFEILGISEEEANEKFGFLLEALKFGAPPHGGFAIGFDRLIMLLTKRDNIRDVIAFPKTQKAQCLLTNAPSPVETEQLKELHIRVRESKKV
- a CDS encoding carboxymuconolactone decarboxylase family protein: MAYIKLPEFEEMDPQIQEKARPILEKTGKLGEIFKLLAIRKDIYEATDTMVQSYLLKETELPYSIKESIALLISKENSCKMCVDVHKGIAKMLGMQEEEIEEVLKGVDAMNVDEKTKALLNFCIRASKKDNYKITKEDIERLKDMGWSESQILEAVAITGYFNYINTLSNVFGLSEG
- a CDS encoding c-type cytochrome encodes the protein MKKSLLVAALLATYSFAYSAKGMVTYKKLCSSCHGPAFKGAAMLESEEWKEMFDNSAQNLKNIHKYDKSATKKINSSYFERRMKALRDFMMNNARDKGVVRSCDGLNCG
- a CDS encoding adenylate kinase, with translation MKKLFLIIGAPGSGKTTDAEIIAKRNGDIVAHYSTGELLREEVKKGTALGATIASYIDNGKLVPLEIVIDTIVSAIKNSDKDVILIDGFPRSVEQMNALDEILDKNPDIKLEAVIEVVVSEETAKERVLGRARGADDNEEVFKNRMKVYLEPLAAIEKFYEEKGVLKKIDGERGIEEIVDEMEEFIKSKI
- a CDS encoding competence/damage-inducible protein A, with product MAIKNPNFYLVIIGTEILNGRREDKHFNFVKNELLKRGWELTASFIITDKPSFIEEIFKLVKKDPNGVMFSFGGIGATPDDFTREIAAKVFRNSSMETNQEAKNLIINQFKEKAYPHRINMANLPINSGLLPNPINNVPGFFLDERYFFVPGFPQMSHPMIKYALDRFYPKAPNKHRFTICVEASENDLMDIMEMIPKNIEFSSLPAIEKGTYKDVISIASYDENEAKRWIDFFIEEVKKRGFKYHKGTNCI
- a CDS encoding DUF503 family protein: MHIVNLLITLDLPYVESLKGRRKILNSIKERLSKLNISTLDISSEYPKEAEIAIVFLALSEEDIQKRLQNIEKILDRYFSDIEYSISYEIL
- a CDS encoding NAD(+)/NADH kinase, whose amino-acid sequence is MEIKRVGIVLRPSAPDLKELFFKIKNAFEKEGIEVLIDSISASMIGVLGQEFDVLCKKSDILTSIGGDGTLISLVRRSYRYHKPVLGIYVGKLGFLTDVLPDEIEDFIKKLKKNQVRIDNRMMMEASISGKDEKMFSFNDIVITRQAISKMIHIDAFIDKKWFNTYYGDGLIISTPTGSTAYNLASGGPVVYPLTNAYILTPICPHSLTQRPLVLPAEFEIQIKTKSENALMVVDGQEIYEFSPNETITIKRAQIGAKLIHRLERNYFEVLREKLHWGM